The window AATGACTCGCCCCGACGAAGCGACGACCCGCCTTCCGCCATGGAACTGACACCGCGCGAAAAAGACAAGCTCCTGATCTTCACCGCCGCCCTGCTGGCAGAGCGGCGCCGCGCACGCGGGCTCAGGCTCAACTACCCGGAAGCAGTGGCCCTGATCTCGGCCGCCGTGATGGAAGGCGCGCGCGACGGCAAGACCGTCGCGGCGCTGATGAGCGAGGGCCGCAGCATCCTGTCGCGTGCCGACGTGATGGAAGGTGTCGCTGAGATGATCCCCGACATCCAGGTCGAGGCCACGTTTCCGGACGGGACCAAGCTCGTCACGGTCCACCAGCCCATCGTTTGAACAACCCGAGCACACCATGACCATTCGCCTTCTTCGCCAGGTTCCCCTGCTCCTCGTCGCCGCACTGCCGCTCGCCGCGGCCGCCCACACGGGCGCCGACGCCGGGCTGCATCACGGCCTCGCCACCGGCTTCGTGCATCCGCTGACCGGTCCGGACCACCTGGCCGCCATGGTGGCGGTGGGTCTGTGGAGCGCCCTGGCCGCACGGCGAGCGTGGCCGGATCTGCTGTGGGCGCCGCTGGGCTTTGCACTGATGCTGCTGGCGGGCGCGGTGCTGGGCCTGGCCGGCGTCGCGCTGCCGGCAGTGGAGCCCATGATCGGGGCATCGTTGCTGGTGCTGGGGTTGCTGGTCTTCACGCAGCGCCGGCTGCCGGCCCTGGCCGCAGCGGCACTGGTCGGCCTGTTCGCGCTCTTCCATGGCGTCGCGCATGGGCAGGAACTGGCCAGCGAGCCGGGCGCCGCGCTCACGCTGGCCGGCATGGTTGCCGCCACGCTGTCGCTGCATGCCGCGGGCATTGCGGTCGGTTGGGCACTGCGCGGCGGCCACCGCTGGATGCCGCGCGTCGCCGGCACGGCGGTCGCGCTCTTCGGCATCGCATTGCTCGGCGGGGTCGCATGATCAATCCGGGCGAACTCATCACCGACGAGGGCGACCATGCGCTCAACCCCGGCCGCCGCGCACTGACGCTGGTGGTGCGCAACGCCGCCGACCGGCCGATCCAGGTCGGCTCCCACTACCACTTTGCCGAGACCAACGGCGCACTGGACTTCGACCGCGAGGCCGCGCGCGGCATGCGCCTGAACATCGCCTCGGGCACCGCGGTGCGCTTCGAGCCGGGTCAGCAGCGCACGGTCGAGTTGGTGGACTTCGGCGGCGACCGGGTGGTCTACGGCTTTCGCGGGCTGGTTCAAGGAAAGCTCTGAGCATGGCAACGATCGGGCGGCGTGCCTACGCCGAAATCTTCGGGCCCACCGTGGGCGACCGCGTGCGGCTGGCCGACACCGACCTGGTGATCGAGGTCGAGGACGACTACACCCTGCGCGCCGGCGGCTACGGCGAGGAGGTCAAGTTCGGCGGCGGCAAGACCATCCGCGACGGCATGGCCCAATCGCAGCGCACGCGCGCCGAAGGCGGGGTCGACACCGTCCTGACCAATGCGCTCATCCTCGACCACTGGGGCATCGTCAAGGCCGACATCGGACTGAAGGGCGGACGCATCGTCGCGATCGGCAAGGCCGGCAACCCGGACGTGCAGCCCGGTGTGGACATCGTCATCGGCCCGGGCACCGAAGTCATCAGCTGCGAGGGCAGCATCGTCACCGCCGGCGGCATCGACAGCCACATCCACTTCATCTGCCCGCAGCAGATCGAGGAGGCGCTGGCCTCGGGCGTCACCACCATGCTGGGTGGCGGCACCGGTCCGGCGACCGGCACCTTCGCAACCACCGCGACGCCGGGGCCCTGGCACATCGAGCGCATGCTGCAGGCGGCCGACGCGTTTCCGATGAACCTCGGCTTTCTCGGCAAGGGCAATGCCAGCCTCCCGGCTGCACTGCACGAACAGATCGACGCCGGCGTGATCGGCCTCAAGCTGCACGAGGACTGGGGAACCACGCCATCGGCGATCAGCAACTGCCTGGACGTGGCCGACGCCACCGATACGCAGGTGGCGATCCACAGCGACACGCTGAACGAGTCGGGCTTCGTCGAGAACACCATCGCGGCGGTGAAGGGCCGGGGCATCTGCGCCTTCCACACCGAGGGCGCGGGCGGCGGCCATGCGCCCGACATCCTGCGCGTGGTGGGCGAGGCGAACTTCCTGCCCTCCTCCACCAACCCGACGATGCCCTACACCGTGAACACGCTCGACGAGCACGTCGACATGCTGATGGTGTGCCACCACCTCGACGCCGGCATCCCCGAGGACCTGGCCTTCGCCGAGAGCCGCATCCGCAAGGAGACCATCGCGGCCGAGGACATCCTGCACGACCTGGGCGCGATCAGCATGTTCAGCTCCGACAGCCAGGCCATGGGGCGGGTGGGCGAGGTGATCATCCGCTGCTGGCAGACCGCGCACAAGATGAAGGGCCAGCGCGGCAAGCTGCCGGAGGACGGCAGCCGCAACGACAACGCACGCGCCAGGCGCTACGTGGCCAAGTACACGATCAACCCCGCCATCGCGCACGGCATCTCGCACGAGGTGGGCAGCATCGAGGTCGGCAAGTGGGCCGACCTGGTGGTGTGGAAGCCGGCCTTCTTCGGCGTCAAGCCCTTCACCATCCTGAAGGGCGGCAGTATTGCGATGGCCGCGATGGGCGACCCCAACGCCTCGATCCCGACGCCCCAGCCGGTGCACTACCGGCCGATGTTCGGCGCCTTCGGCGGTTCGTTGGCGAAGAGCTCGCTGACCTTCGTGTCGCAGGCCGGGCTGGCTGCAGGTATCGGGCAGCGCTACGGCCTGGCCAAGACTCTGAGCGCCGTGAAGAACATCCGCGGCGTGCGCAAGCAGGACATGGTGCACAACGGCTACACGCCGAAGATGGAGATCGATGCGCAGACCTATGCGGTGCGCGCCGACGGGCAGTTGCTCACCTGCGATCCGGCGGTGGTGCTGCCGATGGCGCAGCGGTATTTTCTGTTCTGACCCGGGGCTCAGCGTTGCTTCAGGTGCTCCCGGATCCACGCAGCAAATCCTTCCTCGTCGATCGTGCTTGCCGCGACGTCGAACATCACGAGGGTCGCTTCAGCCTGGGCGACATTCAACCGCCATCCATTGAGTGCCAGGAACAAGCCGACCGCAAGAAAAGCTGCGCGTCTGTTGCCATCGACGAAGGGGTGATTCTTGGCAATTCCGATTCCGTAGGCTGCCGCCAGTTCGGCGAGATCGGGTTCGCCATAGGCAACAAGATGGCGCGGCCGAGCCAGAGCAGACTGGAGCAGACCTTCGTCGCACAAGCCCGATGCGCCACCGTGCTCGGCGAGGCTCTCGTCGTTCAACAGGATGAGCGAATGCTGGTCGACCCAGCGCCATATGCTCACTTGGCGAGCTGGTGGAAGGTGTCGCGAAACTCCCGCATAAACTCGCGCCCCAGCTTCAATTGCTCTTCCATGTCCGGGTCATAGGGCGTGAGCATTACGCCGTTGGACGCTTCCGTCAGGAACAGTGTGTCGCCCTTTTCAACCTTCAAGCGGGCAAGGACTTCCTTGGGCAAGATAACGCCCACGGAATTCCCGATCTGCGTCAATTTGAGTGCCGACATACGAACCCCGCCTAAGTTATAACAATTGTTATGCTACCGGGGAACAGCTGCTACCTCAAGTCCTTCTCTTGTCCATGCTCACAGCCAACAAACTCATGCCCCAGGGCGGCGGCCTCGCGTCCGTGCTCCTGAAGCGCGCCGCCAGCGTCGAACTCGACTGGGACGTGCGCCAGAAAAGCCGCTTCGACGCCACCGACTCCCAGGGCCGCCAGCTCGGCGTGTTCCTGCCGCGCGGCACGCTGGTGCGCGGCGGCGACGTGCTGGTGGCAGAAGACGGCTCGTTGATCAAGGTCATCGCGGCGAAGCAGCCGGTGCTGGTCATCACGCATTGCAGCGAGCACGGCACGCCCTTCGACCTCATGCGCGCGGCCTACCACCTGGGCAATCGGCACGTGCCCATCGAACTCAAGCCCGACCACCTGAAGATCGAGCCCGACCACGTACTGGCCGGCATGCTGCGCTCGATGCACCTGATCGTGCGCGAGGCCGAGGAGGCCTTCGAGCCCGAGGGCGGTGCCTATGGAGCCCAGGGCCACTCGCACGGCCGCGCGCCGATCGGGCCGGTGCTGCATCCGGATGCCTATGCCGCGGCGCCCACGACCGATCACGGCCACGATCACCACGGCCACTCGCACGATCACGCGCATGGCCACGGCCACTCGCACTGATGGCTGACGCGCCGGGCGCCCTGCCCGCGGCCAGCCTGCTGCAGCTGATCTGGCTGGCCTCGCCGGCCCTGCCGGTCGGCGGCTTCTCGTATTCCGAAGGCCTGGAGGCGGCGATCGAATGGGCCGGCGTCGGCAACGAGGCCACAGTGGCCGACTGGCTGGCCGACCAGCTCCACCTGAGCCTGGCGCGCAGCGACCTGGCCGTCGTCGCACAAGCCATCGGCGCCTGGCGCGACGGCGAGCTCGCACGCATCCGCGATCTCAACGACTGGGTGTTCCAGACCCGCGAATCGGCCGAATTCCGGCTGCAGACCGAGCAGATGGGCCGCTCCTTCGTCGAATGGCTCAAGCTGCGGCACGCCGATGCGGCCGCGGTCTTCGACGCCCTGCCCGCCAGCTACCCGATCGCCTTCGCGTTCGCGGCCGGCCGCACCGAGGCGCCGGTGCGCGACGCCTGCCTGGCCTTCGCCTTCGGCTGGGCCGAGAACATGGCGGCGGCCGCGGTCAAGGCCGTGCCGCTGGGCCAGAGTGCGGGCCAGCGCATCCTCGGCCGCCTGGCTGCTGAAATTCCGGCGGCAGTGGACCAGGCCCTCGCGCTGGCGGATGATGAGCGCCAGGCCTTCTCTCCGATGCTCGCCGTGCTCTCCGCCCGCCACGAAACCCAGTACTCGCGCCTATTTCGAAGCTGATCCGACCTGACCATCATGAGCTCCGCCCTGCACCACATCCCCCATCGCACCAAGAAGCTGCCGCCGCTGCGCGTGGGCATCGGCGGCCCGGTCGGCTCCGGCAAGACCACCCTGCTGGAAATGCTCTGCAAGGCGATGCGCGACAAGTACGACCTGATCGCCATCACCAACGACATCTACACCAAGGAAGACCAGCGCCTGCTGACGGTGGCCGGCGCCTTGCCGGCCGAGCGCATCATGGGCGTGGAGACCGGTGGCTGCCCGCATACGGCGATCCGCGAGGACGCCTCGATCAACCTCGAGGCCATCGACCGCATGCTGGCGGACTTTCCCGATGCGGACGTGGTCTTCGTCGAGAGCGGTGGCGACAACCTGGCTGCCACCTTCAGCCCCGAGCTCAGCGACCTCACGATCTACGTGATCGACGTCGCGGCCGGCGAGAAGATCCCGCGCAAGGGCGGTCCCGGCATCACGAAGAGCGACCTGTTCGTGATCAACAAGACCGACCTTGCCCCCTACGTCGGTGCCGACCTCGGCGTGATGGAAGCCGACACCAGGCGCATGCGCAAGCAGCGCCCCTTCGTGATGACCAACCTCAAGACGAAGGACGGGTTGGCGGAGGTTGTTTCCTTCATCGAGGAACGCGGGATGCTGGCCGAGCATTGACGCGAGGGGCCGCTGGTTTGACGCCAGGCTGAGGCGCCGACCGGGTGCGCCATGCCTCCGGCGAACAGCCGAACCGGGTGCCGAACCACCGGGTGAACGCGCTGTGCGTGGTGTAGCCCAGCATGGCCGCCACCTCGCCGAGGCTGTGATGGGTATTGGCGACATAGCGCGGCGCGAGTTCCTGCCTCACTTCACCGATCAAGCCCTTGAAGGTGAGTCCGCAGGCGTCGAGTTCCCGTTGCAGCGTGCGCATGCTGATCCCCAGGCCGTATGCGACGGACTTGCATGTCGCCCGCCCCGCAGGAAGCATCAGGTAGATCGCCTTGCGAACCTCCTGGTCGACCGAGCGCTCCCGATCATCGGGCAGGGCCGCAATCATCTTCTTGGCATATTCGGCGAGCACGGGATCAGCCGCGGAATTGGCCACATCGAGATCGGCAGCCCGGCACACCAGCCCGTTGAAGGCGCCATTAAACTCGATGCGGCACTTGAAAAAGCGCCGATGAAACGAAGGGTCTGCCGGCGCCGCGTGGGTGAAGCTCACGCTCGTGGGCCGCCAGCGCTCCTGAAGAAGTTCCTCGCCCAGCCGGTAGAGCACGCCGATCGCGAGTTCGATGGATTGGCGCGCAGCGACCGGAAGAAGCAGTTCCTCGCGCAGGACCACGAGACCCCCCACGTCCTCGACGCCGATGGCCAGCCGCTCGTTGAGCAGGTGCAGGTGCTCGATGAGCGTCAGCAGCACCTGCCGCAGCGTGGGTTGGTGCATGAGCAGCAGGCTGACCACGCCGAAGTTCGACAGCTGGCGGCGGGCTGCAATGCGCAGACCGAAAGACTCGCAGCCGGTATCGCGCGCAGCGTCCTCGAACAGGCGCGCCACGCGATCGGCTTCGATCAGCTGGTCCGGCTGGCGAATCAGCTCGGCTCGCAGACCCGCCCTGCGCAGCGCTGCGCCCGGATCGAATCCGAGCTCCCGTGCCACCTCGGAGAAATTCGTCAGCGCCGCAGCGCGCACCAAGGCCACCATCGTCGAAGCCTTTCAGTCGTGCCCAAATTCTGGCATGAAATGTCAAGCGAATGGCATGAACTGCAAAGCGCCGATGCGCAGCGGCTCCTACAGTTCAGTCAACAAAAGACGGAGACAAACATGCAGATCGAATTGCTGACGTGCGCCATCGGCGCGCAGCTCAATGGCGTCAACCTTGCCGACGCAGTTCGCAGCGACGAGCTGTTCTCCGAGATCAAGGCTGCGCTGTTGCGCCACAAGGTGCTCTTTCTGCGCGACCAGACATTCAGTCGCGAAGACCACGTCGCCTTTGCTCGCCGCTTCGGAGAACTGGAAGACCACCCGGTCGCGGGCAGCGACCCCGAGCACCCCGGACTGGTGCGGATCTACAAGTCGCCCGATGCACCGAACGATCGCTATGAGAACAGCTGGCACACGGACGCGACCTGGCGCGAAGAGCCGCCGATGGGCTGCGTGCTGCGCTGCGTCGAGTGCCCGCCGGTCGGTGGGGACACCATGTGGGCGAACATGGCGCTGGCCTACGAAAGGCTGCCCGAGCACATCAAGACGCTGATCGCCCCGCTGCGGGCGCGCCACAGCATCGAGGCGACATTCGGCGCGGCCATGCCGATCGAGAAGCGGCTGATGCTCAAGTCGCAGTACCCCGATGCCGAGCATCCGGTGGTTCGCATCCATGCCGAAACCGGCGAGAAGGTGCTGTTCGTCA is drawn from Variovorax sp. PBS-H4 and contains these coding sequences:
- a CDS encoding urease subunit gamma, whose amino-acid sequence is MELTPREKDKLLIFTAALLAERRRARGLRLNYPEAVALISAAVMEGARDGKTVAALMSEGRSILSRADVMEGVAEMIPDIQVEATFPDGTKLVTVHQPIV
- a CDS encoding HupE/UreJ family protein; amino-acid sequence: MTIRLLRQVPLLLVAALPLAAAAHTGADAGLHHGLATGFVHPLTGPDHLAAMVAVGLWSALAARRAWPDLLWAPLGFALMLLAGAVLGLAGVALPAVEPMIGASLLVLGLLVFTQRRLPALAAAALVGLFALFHGVAHGQELASEPGAALTLAGMVAATLSLHAAGIAVGWALRGGHRWMPRVAGTAVALFGIALLGGVA
- a CDS encoding urease subunit beta, with product MNPGELITDEGDHALNPGRRALTLVVRNAADRPIQVGSHYHFAETNGALDFDREAARGMRLNIASGTAVRFEPGQQRTVELVDFGGDRVVYGFRGLVQGKL
- the ureC gene encoding urease subunit alpha, with protein sequence MATIGRRAYAEIFGPTVGDRVRLADTDLVIEVEDDYTLRAGGYGEEVKFGGGKTIRDGMAQSQRTRAEGGVDTVLTNALILDHWGIVKADIGLKGGRIVAIGKAGNPDVQPGVDIVIGPGTEVISCEGSIVTAGGIDSHIHFICPQQIEEALASGVTTMLGGGTGPATGTFATTATPGPWHIERMLQAADAFPMNLGFLGKGNASLPAALHEQIDAGVIGLKLHEDWGTTPSAISNCLDVADATDTQVAIHSDTLNESGFVENTIAAVKGRGICAFHTEGAGGGHAPDILRVVGEANFLPSSTNPTMPYTVNTLDEHVDMLMVCHHLDAGIPEDLAFAESRIRKETIAAEDILHDLGAISMFSSDSQAMGRVGEVIIRCWQTAHKMKGQRGKLPEDGSRNDNARARRYVAKYTINPAIAHGISHEVGSIEVGKWADLVVWKPAFFGVKPFTILKGGSIAMAAMGDPNASIPTPQPVHYRPMFGAFGGSLAKSSLTFVSQAGLAAGIGQRYGLAKTLSAVKNIRGVRKQDMVHNGYTPKMEIDAQTYAVRADGQLLTCDPAVVLPMAQRYFLF
- a CDS encoding type II toxin-antitoxin system death-on-curing family toxin, which translates into the protein MSIWRWVDQHSLILLNDESLAEHGGASGLCDEGLLQSALARPRHLVAYGEPDLAELAAAYGIGIAKNHPFVDGNRRAAFLAVGLFLALNGWRLNVAQAEATLVMFDVAASTIDEEGFAAWIREHLKQR
- a CDS encoding AbrB/MazE/SpoVT family DNA-binding domain-containing protein; translation: MSALKLTQIGNSVGVILPKEVLARLKVEKGDTLFLTEASNGVMLTPYDPDMEEQLKLGREFMREFRDTFHQLAK
- the ureE gene encoding urease accessory protein UreE; the encoded protein is MLTANKLMPQGGGLASVLLKRAASVELDWDVRQKSRFDATDSQGRQLGVFLPRGTLVRGGDVLVAEDGSLIKVIAAKQPVLVITHCSEHGTPFDLMRAAYHLGNRHVPIELKPDHLKIEPDHVLAGMLRSMHLIVREAEEAFEPEGGAYGAQGHSHGRAPIGPVLHPDAYAAAPTTDHGHDHHGHSHDHAHGHGHSH
- a CDS encoding urease accessory protein UreF, which produces MADAPGALPAASLLQLIWLASPALPVGGFSYSEGLEAAIEWAGVGNEATVADWLADQLHLSLARSDLAVVAQAIGAWRDGELARIRDLNDWVFQTRESAEFRLQTEQMGRSFVEWLKLRHADAAAVFDALPASYPIAFAFAAGRTEAPVRDACLAFAFGWAENMAAAAVKAVPLGQSAGQRILGRLAAEIPAAVDQALALADDERQAFSPMLAVLSARHETQYSRLFRS
- the ureG gene encoding urease accessory protein UreG, which gives rise to MSSALHHIPHRTKKLPPLRVGIGGPVGSGKTTLLEMLCKAMRDKYDLIAITNDIYTKEDQRLLTVAGALPAERIMGVETGGCPHTAIREDASINLEAIDRMLADFPDADVVFVESGGDNLAATFSPELSDLTIYVIDVAAGEKIPRKGGPGITKSDLFVINKTDLAPYVGADLGVMEADTRRMRKQRPFVMTNLKTKDGLAEVVSFIEERGMLAEH
- a CDS encoding AraC family transcriptional regulator, with protein sequence MVALVRAAALTNFSEVARELGFDPGAALRRAGLRAELIRQPDQLIEADRVARLFEDAARDTGCESFGLRIAARRQLSNFGVVSLLLMHQPTLRQVLLTLIEHLHLLNERLAIGVEDVGGLVVLREELLLPVAARQSIELAIGVLYRLGEELLQERWRPTSVSFTHAAPADPSFHRRFFKCRIEFNGAFNGLVCRAADLDVANSAADPVLAEYAKKMIAALPDDRERSVDQEVRKAIYLMLPAGRATCKSVAYGLGISMRTLQRELDACGLTFKGLIGEVRQELAPRYVANTHHSLGEVAAMLGYTTHSAFTRWFGTRFGCSPEAWRTRSAPQPGVKPAAPRVNARPASRVPR
- a CDS encoding TauD/TfdA dioxygenase family protein; the protein is MQIELLTCAIGAQLNGVNLADAVRSDELFSEIKAALLRHKVLFLRDQTFSREDHVAFARRFGELEDHPVAGSDPEHPGLVRIYKSPDAPNDRYENSWHTDATWREEPPMGCVLRCVECPPVGGDTMWANMALAYERLPEHIKTLIAPLRARHSIEATFGAAMPIEKRLMLKSQYPDAEHPVVRIHAETGEKVLFVNSFTTHFTNFHTPANVRCGQDFVQGSSSLLQYLLSQAAIPEYQVRWRWQPGSVAIWDNRATQHYAVMDYPPCHRKMERAGIVGTPTS